The genomic DNA AACAAAGCCAAGCCACGGAGTGAGCAGGAATGGTCAACCACGGTCTCTGTCCTCTTCAGGTGGCAGGAACGCTAAGAGAAGGCCCCGGCTGAGCATCCCTCCACCTCATGCTGCACAGCCAGAGACCGACTGGCCCCAAACAGCCATGAGGACTTCCGGCGACTTCGCTCTTCTCCCCAGAGATCCTCGGCCGCATCCTCCTGCTCCTCATAACAATGGTTGATTCTTCCTGCGCCCAAGGAGCAGAACAGGCCTGCACGAACCCCGGAGTAATTGTCTAACAAGGCTTCCATACTGGGGAATTCTACATTCAAATGcttgagggaggagaggggaagagggagagagggagagagagagagagaaaagaaaaatatgataGGCCGTACTTCATTCCAAACGCCCATGACATAAGTGAATATTGCTGAGTAAATCAGCCCAGGGAGGTACTGCAAGTGAAATCATGCCCgatttaaaagataaattaaaaacaacaatggAAATGTGGGCTTAAGGACTGGAGAAAGGAAGCTAGTTCGGCGAGACTTTGGAAATATGGGAtaaaggaggggagaaaaaagaaggagggcATTTGAAAACACTTTTAATGAGGATTAATAATTGATGTTATAATAAAAGATTAGAAAATTATGGGCGTTCAATGATCTTTAGCTATGTAATAATATTAGGATGATAGCTGGAAATATGGATATGAATTTTAAACTATGTGAAATGTTTGAACTTTGTCCAAAAAAAGATacactttgggggaggggggaaataataaTGCAATTGCTATATATTATACATTTAAAAGGAGGTTGTATGTAAAATTAGGCATATGAAAGATGATTACTGGGAATAAAAAAGTATAGAACTAAATAAATTAGGAAGAGAAATAAGAGGAGATACGTTTTAAGCTGTAatgttaaaataagaatagatgTATATAAAGAATTTAGTGGTAAGCTCTAACTATTATGATACCCCCCAAAAAATTTGTACTCAGACGACACATTGATTAATGAAtggtgaaatgtttgttttaaaagggaaaaaagaaacattgcCGCCTTCCCCAATTCTCTCACCTCAACTGAgtactttcccagctggctgcgGTAAATTTGATATGGAACGACGCCGCAGCAGGTCCTCACTGCTAGACACCACTGATGGGTGGATCCAGACTCGGCCCACAGAAGGAAAGCCCCCAGCATGTCATTCCTTAGCAGGGCCAGGCCGGCATCTCTGGAAGGCAGAGCAAAATGCAGGAATCAGGGAGCCCAGCagaacgggggtgggtgggtctcTGCAGCCTCACCCAGAGGAGCACTCAAGGCCCCTGATGTCTTTGACACAATATCCAGCAGCCATCCACAGCCGCTGTGCACCAGCAAATCCTTAGGTCTGCTGGTGGGGTGGGCAGAAGCGCCTTTGAGGCTTCCAGTGCCATCCAGGGAGGAGGCCCCCCTCCTCACCTGCTGATGCCCGCAAAGGACCACACACTCTCCCTCAAATCGTTCTCATTTTCTGGCAGGTGAAGCAGGCTCCCTCTGCCATCACAGCTGAAGGAAACTGGAACCAAAGGACACAAAGAACCAGATTGGAAGCCTTCACGTTTCGCCAAGATTTGTCCCCTAACATGAACAATGTGGCAATGGGGAACAGAGGGCCTTGTGCTGGTGGATTCTGGCCCTGATCCAGCACCCAATGCTCTGTAGCTGTTCAGCAAAATAACAGCCTGGCGGCCATGTTATTTCAACCGGCGATAATGTGTGGAAGCTTTTTCTTTCGTTGCCAGGAAGAAAACCAATTTGTCCTTTTCCCTTGGCAAGAGGTTATCTGCAATGTAGAGCTTCCAAAGTTATCAACGAAGCACTGCGCCATTTTCTGTCCcggcttccttctctttcctttttgtacccccccccccaactagtCTCCCCAAATACTCACATCCTTCCCAGGCGCCCTGCTGAGAGGCTGCCTCAAAGGTGCAACCTCGGTAGGCCCCAGAACGGAGAATCTTGCTGCGAATGGCTTTCTTGCGCACCAGAATTGGGGAACAATAGGGGTTTCCAGGACGGGCGCTGCccacgctgctgctgctgctttcctCCAGGTCCAGCCTCTCTCTCTAAGGGGCACAAGCAGGGCAGCTGCTGAGCAGGGGAAGCAGAGACTCCGGGGGGCCTGGTCCAAAACTGGAGACTGTTTGGTAACTGGTAGACGCAAACTAACTGCGTGCCACTGAAACAGTCCCCGGGGCTGTAAAGCGAACCTCAATTCTTGACTGGAAAATCCAGGGCTTGCTTGGAAGTTAAGACCCTCGGAGGCCCCTGAAGGTTGGGGTCCCAGATCCCAGCCCCCTCAAGAGAGCCACTGCTGCTGTGGAAGAGGTGAGCTAGggcaggagtcagcaacctgtggctctggagctgaaTGTGGCTCTTTCactcctctgctgcggctccctgtcgccagtcggctccacaattgatagggctttaggttaggacagatagaggagaCTGTGGGAGTGGTGGGGAACCagactggacttccggttggctccaggaTTGAACGTGGGGGTTCTGGTTagaacttttgtggctctttgagtgttttaagGATGCCAACCACTGAGCTAGGGGGAGGCAGAGGCTACTCACCACGCTGACCGAGGTGCCAAATTCTGTGGGGCAGGGCAACCTCCGGAAGGACACCAGGGCATTGACGTTCTGGGAGACCTCCTCGGGACGGAGGGACTCCCAGACCACCTGGTTGTCCAGAGAGGCGCCCAGCAACTTCCCAGAATCTCGCTGGGCAGAGCCGCCGGAGGAGGAGGACCAGTCCTGGTCTTCGGGGTGCAGGAGAAGGTAGCCCAGCTGGAAGAAGCGGCAGAGGAGGTAGTGCAGTGCCTGGACCTGGCAGGGAgcaacggaggaggaggaggaggctgagtGCTTGACCGATGCCCTCCAGAGAAGGTCGTCTTCCTTGCCCTTCCAGCCACCGCCAGGTGATCTGTAACCGGGCAGCTCTTGCGAGACAGCCTTGCCCGAGACGGAGAGCATCGCCCACGAACCTCGCCGGGCTGCCCGCCCACGAAGAGGTGGCAGAAGAGGCTGCCGCGAGCGCCGCGCGGGTTGCGGGCCAGGAAGGCGAACTGGCGATCGGCGGGCCGGCAGGTGCTATAGGCGAGGCGCTTGAGGGCGTGGGCCATGAGCGGAGCCTGTGGGCCAGAGAGAGAGCGAGGGAGCACCGGGGGCGGCGGAGGCTCAGCCTCCCGGCCTGCCCGTCCATCGCCCCCTCGCCTCGCCTCGCCTCACCAGGTGGAGGCGCGCCCTACCTCGCCGTCGCGTCCGAGCATCTTCAGCCCCTGCAGGCAGAAGCGCAGGAGGACGGAGCGCCGCCGCGGACAGTCCTGCGTGGGGGGAGAAGAAGGGCGAGAGGGACGGAacggggaggcggcggcggcaacCGGGGATGTCCATCCGTTCGTCCCGCACCGAGGCGCCTGCCCACCGGATCCCTCCCCCCGATGAACCCACCGCGCACCTTCAGGAGCTGCAGCCGCTGATGCACCGCTTGGCCCGCCCGGGGTAGATCGGCGTCTTCCACGGCGAAAGAGCCCACGTACTGCGGCAGAGGAAGCGCGCGTCAGCCCAGCCCGGCTCCCCTCGCCCTGCCCGGCTGCAGCATCAGCATCCCCGGCCGCTCCTCCGCCTCACCTCGGCCGCCTTGGTCAGGACCCGGCCGGCTCTCGGCTCCGGCCCCCGCCCGGTCGGCTGCCTCTTCATTGCGGTTTTCTGTGCCGGCCACCCGGCCAGGGAAAAAAACGCTGCCGCTCCGCGATCGCTCGTGGCCGGCCACCTGCTCCGCCCCCGCCACCTGGCCGGCCAATAAGCCGGAAGACAAGGCCGTCGAGGCCCCGCCCTTCTACCCCGCCAGCCCCCAGACCCAAAAGACGAGGCGTAAGGAAAGCGGGCTCCGGAGTCTTTTTAagcttttttatttcttgcaaaCGAGAAAGCGACCTTCGCTCTGCGGCTCTACATCAGCGATCGGCTCGTTCTCCGGGACGAAAACGGGGGAGGGGGCAAAGAAGGGGTGAAATAACCCCCTTTTTAAGGAAAGCGGCTCCAAGGCCCGTCCGAAGGGGCGTTTTTTTGCGCcggctggcggggggggggaccgTCACGGGAAGGGGGCGACTAAGCTGAACAACAGAACACTGActtgggaggaaggagggaggcagcCCCCCACCAGGAGAAGAGCTGCTGGCTGGAGGGGTTCTTGGAGGACtcagagaggggaaaggaagggggggattCTCTGTTTCCActtctaaaaatataaaaatctttcCAACCGGTTTTCAAAAGCCCCCAAGCCCAGGTGCACCCTGTAcagattatatattttatttttttaaacttgtctAGAAAAAGAACAGTCttgtgttggggggagggggattggaggagaaaggaagccagactttggggggggggtgtatgagggggtgggtgggaaagaaagggagaaaggaacagCAGGAAGAGTCTGGatcagggttttttccccaaaaaacgtggcccctttaagacttggggacttcaactcccagaattccccagccagccatgctggctggctggggaattctgggagttggagtccccaagtcttaaaggggctaaacttaaaaaaaaaaacctggtgtgGATCTACCTGCAATGCTTAGACCCAGAGGCTGGCTgcgggcagagggagggaagtgggggggggggaagtgctgcGGTTCTCCACTGCTGGGGTGGGGGAAATGGAGGGAGACAAGAGATGGTGAAGCCTCAGAACTAAATTACaaacagaaggggagggggctgtACTTATAAAAGGAGCCCTCCCCACCCAAGCGGTTCCCctgcctacccacccacccaccggctaCTTCTTTGCTCTCAGCGACTTCCGCATGGTGGTCTTGCTCTTCTTCCCGGAGGGCTTCCGGTCCCGCTTGGCACTcgctgccgctgctgccgccgccgccgcagccAGCTTCTTCTTGGCAGCCGGACTGGTGCTGGAGAGGCTCTTGACGGCCGGCCGGGCTGGGGGCATGGCCTTGGCTTTCTTAGCCTTGGGGGGTGGCGGTGGTGGTGGAGGCGGCGGCTTCGCTTTCCCACGGTGCGCCAGGGGAGCCTTCCGGGCGGTGGGCTTGGCCTCCCGTCGCTTCACCATGGGAGGGGCTCTGTTCCGGGCTTTGGGTGGGGGTCGTTTTGGCATCCTGCCCAGGGGAGCACAAGATCTCAGCTTGCCTGATGCCGCCGATGCAGAAAAAACAGCAGCATCCGAGCCCCACCAAAGGACAGGACATCCCCTTGGCTGGTCAGTCAGCCTGGCCTGGCTCACTACCTTCCGGTAACGCCCAGGCTGCCCATGGCCACCAACCCCAACCTCTGACTCAGCCTGTGGGGCACATACCTCTTCTTTGGAGGcggttcctcttcctcctcctcttcctcctcatcgtcatctgtctcttcctcctcatcctcatcctcctcttccttgtcGTCCTTCTGCTTCTCGGGGAACAGAATGCCGGGGCTAGGGAGAAAAGAGAGGTCACCCCAAGGAAGAGCCAATCCTGgctagctgttgtggcccgccagcggccagcagtgctggcagtagattcggacagtgaggaggttggggaggaagatgggccagtcctggagtctggggaaggctctgatgagggctcagtATTGGAGCAGAGAGGGAACCAGGGCCATCTGACGGTTATCAGCtcccttcggagtcagacatcagtgaggcagaagaacagctggagcctgttcccagtgtgcacatgcacagagttgccagaggaagggaaaagctaaagaacaggggtcgacttgggaggaaggccacaggtggacgatgaatggcccctcccaggggaaataaaagaggagcgaaaggggagtggagtttgcaggagaccattagttcgcttaattggttcctgactctccgagactcctggccaagttctgaagctatcggcctgtcagctctccaagccagatgaggtctctgactataaatcctccctcgaaagactgcTGGGTGGGAATGTGCAGAATTcatagtcaattaataaaaggggtttttgttgggaccaagagttggcttcaggctctcgggaagcctcggtcagaacacaagcAGCCAAGCAGGGAAGGAATAAGCAGGCCGGAGGTCACCCCCCAGCCAGACAGTAGGGAGAGAGGGATCTGCCAGTGCCAGGCCCCGACTGCCCCAGACTCACCTTGGGTAGTAGGGGAAACACAGCTGGAAGGTGCCACTGAAGCCCTTGCCGGAGATCTGCTCCATCCAGCCGTACTTCTCGCACTTCTGCAGAGTCCTCTTCAAGAGGTGGACTGCAGGGGGCACAGAAAACGGTATTGGGGGGGGCTGTGGGAATGTCAGGAAGCCCACTCCAGAGGGCCCCGTGCTGAGTTTTCAAATCCAAGGCTCCAAATGCAAGGCGGGCACTCATAATGGAGAAGCCCGAGTCGGAGTGGGGGACAGTCCCCCTGGGAGGGTATTGGGAGGGGAGGAGCTGCACCAGCCACCTGGGGAGCAGAATCCGAGCGCCTTTCCCCGTAGCGCTGCACTGGTCCTACCCTGGAAGCTGGAGTTTGTGCCAGGGTGCTTCTCCAGGACGTATTTCTTGAGAGCGGTGGTGGAACAGGTCTTGGGCTCGTTCATGGCTGCGATGGCGGAGAGGATGGCGTCCTCCATCAGGCTTCCGCCCAGCAACGGCTTCTCCCCCGACTTCTTCAGCTGGTGCACACAAGGAGGAGGAATGGGCGACTTGGCCAAGAGGaggtgggagggaaagagaagagttccccacccccacccgtgCTAGCCCCAATTGCCAGGCAAGCCCTCCCTTACCCACCTGGAAAGTGCCGGAAGCCCCCTTGCCCGTGATCTGCTCCAGCTGGCCCTTCTCCACCGCCCGCTGCAGGGCGTTCTTCAGCAGCTGGGGCCTAAAGGGGAAGCCAGAGAGAAGCCGCTTGGCTGGCTGGTCCTGCAAAAGGGGCAGGGGAGGtgttcccgccccccccccccacacacacagggGCTCAGAGTCACCACCACCCTTAGCTGCTACAGTCATGCCCATTTCTGGGCACCTTACCGGATGTCCACCTTCAGCTTGGGGTAATATTGGGAGACATATTTTTTGATCAGGCTGTAGGAGGCCTCCTTGGGCTCGCAGAGGCGGGTGAAGGCCAGCGGGAGAATGTCCTCCAGCTTCACGTGCTGCTCTGCACTGGAGGCCGACAAGCTCCGCTGAAAGGAAAGCGAGACGGAAGGGATATGAGGGCTCCACCCTAGGAGGCTGGCAAGCCAAGATGGAGCTTAAGGCCCCTTTGGTCTTCTATTGGGCCAGACGTGGCAGTGGCCGCTGCGCCCCTCCCTCCACCTTCCAGGTGAGGGGCTGCGCCTGTGGAACATCTATGGACATTCCTTGGAAGaagacccccaccccacccctccctgaGGGCAGCAGAACTCTCCTGCTGGCTCAGACTCTGGAGCACGGGTCAgccacctgcggctctggagccgcaggtggctctttcatccctctgctgcggctccctgtcgccggtcggcccCACAATTGAGAGGGCTTtaggacaggtggaggaaaaaggtTGCCATGCTAGGAGACTCCatggtgggagaactggacttCTGATCGGCTCAAGAACTGAATGGGGGCATCAGTTGAGGACCTTTGAGGGTTTAAGGCTGCCGGCCCCTCTTCTGGAGGGCTCTGGGGCACGCCCAACTCCGCCGGACTTACCTTCCGGTCTTTGGCCTTGGAGCCCGTTTTCCCTGAGTTGGGGGCCACCACAAAGCTTCCAGACGCTCCTTTCCCTTTCACCTGTCCCAGAGAAAATGGACCAAGCGGTCAGGCTGGAAACAAAACCTCCTGCAAATTCAAAGGACATCTAACATCCCCTCCCCCAAGTTGATGGAGTAGGGGGAAGAACGGGAtagaaatggagtggtttttttgtaatttgtttttactttttccagtataaacatggacattttGTGGATAGTACATTGACTGGATCAAATCTTTTTTAAACAacattaatagtaataatacagaTAAATATGTATAGTtctaatcttccaacttcaacGGTATTTATCTCTTTCCATAATCCTTTATCATTTCCCCAATaattcatttaaatataaaaaacattTCTTTGTGCCCTATATTTATTGTCCCCCCCCTAAGTActatcatttaatatttttaagaatTACTCATTAATCCacccagttaccttgacccattccagtccggcttcaggcctggttacagcacagaaaccgctttggtcgcattgaccgatgatctctggagagccagggatggaggccatgcctccatcttggttctccttgacctctcggcggctttcgataccatcgaccatggtatccttctgcaatgactgcgggaggtgggggtgggaggcactgttttgcagtggttctcctcctacctctcggacaggtcgcagtcggtgttggttggggggcagagatcgacccctaggcccctaacatatggggtgccgcaggggtcggtcttgtcccccctactatttaacatctacatgaaaccgctgggcgagatcatttggaggcacgggataagataccaccaatacgcggacgatacccagttgtatctgtccgccccgtgccaactcaatgaagcggtggacgtgatgaaccggggtcttgaagccgttagggactggatgagggttaacaagcttgtactcaacccggaaaagaccgagtggctgttgtgtttccctcccaataatttggctagtgttccatcactcaggctggggggccaaatattatacccctcagacagggttcgcaacttgggagtcctcctggatccacagctgacctttgatcaccatctgtcggctgtgaccaggggggcatttgcccaggttcgcctggtgcgccagttgcggccctacctgaaccgggaggctctcacaacagtcactcgtgcccttgtgacctctaggctggaatactgcaacgtgctctacatggggctgcccttgaagagcatccggcgacttcagctagtccagaatgcggccgtgcgagtgattgtgggtgcacctcggttcgcccacataacacctatcctccgcgagctgcgctggctacctgttgatctccgggtgcgcttcaaggtgctacttaccacccataaagcccttcatggtagtggatctgggtacttgagagaccgcctcctgccaattacctcctcgcgacctattagatcacacagattaggcctcctccgagttccatccgccagtcagtgttgactggcaactacgcggaggagagccttttcagtagtagctccgaccctttggaacgatctccccgtggagattcgtaccctcaccaccctccagaccttccgcagagccctcaagatctggctatcccgtcaggcctggggttaaagattataatccgtccccacccgaatgatgaatgttgcttctatttttaattatgtattgttttatatgtcattgtgtgtattccctaccccataagttgtaagccgccctgagtcccctcagggaaaagggcggcctataaataaacttatctatctatctatctatctatcttcaataTTCCGAATGGGTGGGTTTTACAAATAACGCCAAGTATTAAACATATTTGATCAGTGTTTCAAAATCCCAGTTTGTGCAGACGTTTATCCGacttggctgtgtgtgtgtgtgtgtgtgtgtgtgtgtgttgcgtgTTGCTCAGTCCAGGACAAGCCAAGCACGAGCTGCTCttagcagggagggagggaaaggcacAGTCCTGTCCCAAATGACCGGATGGATTTTCCATACTGCGTGCCCCTCCCTCAGCTATAGTGACCTTCAAGGGCAGGCCAGTCTGTAGCGCCAAGAGTCCTTACCTGCCGGATGACGCCCCGCTCCAGCTCCCTCTTCAGGGCCTGCTTCAGGAGGTACCCCCTCCGCTCCAGGTCCAGCGAAGGGTATCTGCTGATGATGAACTTTCGGATGGCGACCACTGACGCCCCGCCTTTCTGATAGCACGCCTGGGAGGGTGAGAAGGGTGTGTGGGCAGCTCCCTCCCTGGCATCTGTCTGAGCAGCCAAACCGTTGAGAGGACTTTCCGCACTCCCACCCCACTGCCAATGCTCCCATCCCTCACTTTGATTGCTTCGATCAAAATGGCATCCATCTTGGGACGAGAGGAAGCTGCCATCTGCGTCTGTTTCTGCGCTCTGGCTAACTGGCTGGCCGAAAGTGTGGCCCAGGCGGGAATGGTcttcttcactttcttctctttctccttctctttctctggatCCTTCTCCCTTTATGGATTAGAAAAGAGgcgagtggcttggtgggctttcTCAAAAACCCATTCCCATGGTACGACCCCCACCTCTCCTATCCAAGGGCCACAACTAGGCTAGCAAACCCATGCTGGAAGGTTCCCACTGTCAGATCTGTCCCAGTCTGATCCCTTAGGGAAGAGAAACTCTCGATTTCCATTTGGTTGAAGTGAAAGGTGCTTTTATTAAGAGATGTTAGTTGCAGTAAAGTCAGGCGGAATCTGAGTTTCCCACGCCTCAGCACAAATTCCCACCCCTTTCCCCATGACCAGTCCAATCCCAGACAATGCAACACCACCAAGATGTTTTGGGAACGCTGAGGTATTTGGGCTCGAAACTTTCCACACACCGGATTCCCACATAGATGCATACAGGTTTATTGTTCATTTGTCCCCGCTCCATCCCTACCCCCCTATCCACCCTGGTCCTTTGATGGCAGGGTGCCAGCGAGGCACCAAGCTGAAGATGGTGGACCTGACAGTCCCAGTTTGCTGCTCGGCCAGTAGACAAATCTCTGCCACTGCCCCAAGTGTGGGTCAGTCCCCTATGCCAACAGGAAGCGCCACCCAGTGGACTGAGGCAGCAACCTGTGGCCAAGGGGGCTTTGAACCCCTGAGCTCCCATGCCAGGCAGTTGGATCACAGGGGCATGGATTGTATTGTGGGGGCAGCAAGCACATGGTGGACAACTGGGTCCTTTCTAGCAAGGGCCattgcccaggggtgaaatgctaccggttcaggcgaacccgtagttccaacgatcagctgtgagaCAATCAACTGCCGAGTGATTTCTAACTAGtataaattgcatggcacagccGATTGTTGCACGACTGATCgtcggaactaccggttcgcctgaaccggtagtaaaaaaatgctaagaaAAGTTCCAACTGTTccatcagctgtgcaacaattaGCTGTGCGGCGCAATTTATATTTGCTAAAAAGCAGGAAATAttgctttctagcgaatctaaatcGCACAACACAGCTGTTCACACCCCTCCCTGTTCTACCTACTTGAAGCGAATTAGGAGACtttagagcatttcacccctgccatcgCTCTCTTGGCCTCTGCAGCccacctccctcttccctcctacTAGGGCCTTCctgctctcccccctcccccctccggtTTCTTACTCCTTCTTGGCTTCCTCAGCAGGCTTCACATCTGCCTTCTCCTCCTCGGCCTCCTTTGGCTGCTCTGTCTCAGCAGGGGCAGCCGGGGGCACCTGATTCTCTTGTTCCTCCACGGTGGAGGCGGATTCTTCCGAGCTGACATCCGGTTCTGAAGGGCGGAAGGGAAAGAGGGCAAGCAGTTGGTAAAAGGCCAGAAACTCCCTGCTGAAGATGGGCCCTTGGGCTTTCCAGCAAGGCCAGGCATAGCAGAGATTCTTGCAGAGATCCTGCAAGATCTGACCTTGGCAATTCAAATGAACAAGGTTAGGTGGGGGATGAGAGACCACCACCCCCTCTTGCTGGAGAGCTGCAGTCCTCCCTCTTGCTCTGTTCTACAGCTGCAACTCTCACTGTTAAACCCAGAGTGCCCCCCACACCTCCCCAGCTCAATACAGTACTGGCAAGTTAACTACCAGGCCTCCTGTCAAACAAGGCTCTAAAGGGCAAAGACATGTCATAGAAAATAAGTTTAgagctggggggaaggagggggggctgAATGCAACCATATTTTGTGTCAGACCTGCCTCTTAGGGAAGTAAAACTCTCGACCCCATTTGAAGTGAAAAAGCGCTTTCACTAAGAGATGCTGAggcgtactggggcgtactgcctgcaacccaccactgctctacatatacccagtaagacCAGCCACCCCACCTGCAGCGGTCAAGGtgagaatggggaggggggaaagaaatacCCCTCTTTACCTGGCTTCGTTTCCTCGGCTTCAGCAGGCTTGCTTTTGGGAGGCGTTTCCCGAGAAGAAGCATTCACCGCTCGGCGGATCGGCATGGCTCTGTCTTCGACTGTCTGGGAAGGGAGCAAAGTGTCACGAGATGCCCGGAAAAGGAGGACCCTCCCCTGGCAGGCTGAGAAGCACCCCACTGCCACCTCCTCTCCTGCGAGGTGACTGTGCTCGGGATCGTCAGCAGGTTGGGGGGTCCAGTTTCCTGCTTCCACCTCACAAGAGTTTTTGCTCCAGCTCAGAACGacatggggagggagaggggtggggggagaggagaggagggaagcaCCGGGGAAGCAGGAAAGAAAGGGATCAACACCTGGTAAGGAAGGGCGGATGGAGCCCAGCTGAGATTCCTAGAAgcaagagggaagaaagagcgCAAGGGCCCTTGCAGGGGCCAATCCAGGGGGCAAGCGTGGAGAGGGGTCAGCCCCTACCTCACTCAACTTGTCCAGGGGAGCTCCTGTTAAGAGTGGAACTGCCTTACGGTGTGCGGGATCGGCTTCAGACAGCTCAGTCGCCATTTAAATTAATGTTTTAGCCTCAACGTGAGGGTAACACACTTTTGGAGGCCCAGGGCTTAACCTCAAGGGGAAGGAGGACTTTCCTAAcagaagtgcaaaaaaaaaaaagatttggtaTGAAGGTGGTTATCAAGgacaaggaaacaaaacaaaacaaaaaatatcttaaagcaaatttagcTCCCTTTCACCTGGCAGAGttacaacaaaattaaaacaacaacagcagcagcagcagcagtcacAGAGAAGAAGCAGGTCCCTTTTTTGCCTGTTACTTTAAACTTAAGGCAGCTAAGCTGAAATCACCTCCGAAAACTGGCCCCGTAGGACATATGATGCCGGacacaacacagccaagcaaGGTAAGGGGGGCACACACCAAGAACAGGTGCCCCTCCCTACAGAGGGGGGACCAGCGGGGAGGAAGCAGCCAATCTCAGGCAAGTTCCAACCATGGGGCACTCGTATGCCAGAGGGACAATAGGCCAACCCTCACCCAAAGCTCAAACAggagcaaagcagaagcagccaaAAAAACAGATGTTGTTGTATTCCAACCAAACCTGGGGCGCCCTGCAAATTCTGTAAACGACCCCAAAGTGCCCCATTGGCTGTCACCATCTTCTCTTGCCACCTAAATTCAGACTCCAAAGAGGTCCTTTAATTAACAGCAGAGGGGAAGAATAGGATGGCAGAGTAAAAGGACTCAGGTGAAATATGACACTCAGgaatccaagaaaaaaaagaccACTGATTTTT from Thamnophis elegans isolate rThaEle1 chromosome 15, rThaEle1.pri, whole genome shotgun sequence includes the following:
- the LOC116518384 gene encoding SH2 domain-containing protein 5-like; this encodes MKRQPTGRGPEPRAGRVLTKAAEYVGSFAVEDADLPRAGQAVHQRLQLLKDCPRRRSVLLRFCLQGLKMLGRDGEAPLMAHALKRLAYSTCRPADRQFAFLARNPRGARGSLFCHLFVGGQPGEVQALHYLLCRFFQLGYLLLHPEDQDWSSSSGGSAQRDSGKLLGASLDNQVVWESLRPEEVSQNVNALVSFRRLPCPTEFGTSVSVRERLDLEESSSSSVGSARPGNPYCSPILVRKKAIRSKILRSGAYRGCTFEAASQQGAWEGFSFSCDGRGSLLHLPENENDLRESVWSFAGISRDAGLALLRNDMLGAFLLWAESGSTHQWCLAVRTCCGVVPYQIYRSQLGKYSVEHLNVEFPSMEALLDNYSGVRAGLFCSLGAGRINHCYEEQEDAAEDLWGEERSRRKSSWLFGASRSLAVQHEVEGCSAGAFS